ATGACCCCAGAATTGTTCTCTAGCTTCAAATCCAATTATGCTTTGGAAATCTCTAACCATCATAGGAAAAGGGTGAGGCCCTACAACTGAGCCTATACAATAAATAGAGTTTTCTGTATCTGATAAATATGCTTGAAAAGCTGAATCTACTGCTTCTTTTAGAGTTTTTAAGCCATGTGATACCGGTACTACTTTTGCACCAAGTATCTTCATTCTAAGTACATTTGGGTGTTCTTTTTTTATATCAACTTCACCCATATGAATCTCACACTCTAATCCAAAATATGCAGCTGCTGTTGCAAGGGCAACACCATGTTGTCCCGCTCCTGTTTCTGCTATAACTTTTTTCTTACCTAAATGCTTAGCTAATATTACTTCAGCCATACAATGATTTAATTTATGGGCTCCTGTGTGGTTTAAGTCTTCTCTTTTTAAATATATTTTTGCACCACCACAAAATTGTGTTAAATTTTTAGCATATGAGACAGGAGTAGGTCTTCCTTGATAATGTCTTCTTACATATTTCAACTCTTTTATAAATTCTTCTGAGTTTTTAATTTCATTATATGCTTTAGTAATTTCTTCAAATGGTTTTATTAGTTGTTCAGGAATATAAGAACCACCAAATCTACCAAAATATCCTTTTTCATCAGGATATGAACTTAAATATGAATCTTTCATTTCTACCTCATTTTATTAATTACTGTGAGTATTATAAGTAAATAGGAGTTAAATAAAGATTATATTATTTAAGGGGTATTTCAATAGTTACTTTAGTAAAAGTACTTTTATAGTTTT
This portion of the Arcobacter nitrofigilis DSM 7299 genome encodes:
- the trpB gene encoding tryptophan synthase subunit beta encodes the protein MKDSYLSSYPDEKGYFGRFGGSYIPEQLIKPFEEITKAYNEIKNSEEFIKELKYVRRHYQGRPTPVSYAKNLTQFCGGAKIYLKREDLNHTGAHKLNHCMAEVILAKHLGKKKVIAETGAGQHGVALATAAAYFGLECEIHMGEVDIKKEHPNVLRMKILGAKVVPVSHGLKTLKEAVDSAFQAYLSDTENSIYCIGSVVGPHPFPMMVRDFQSIIGFEAREQFWGHENKLPNYVIACVGGGSNAMGIFSGFIDDEGVNLYGVEPLGRGENLGEHAASLTYGSEGIMHGFNSIMLKDKNGEPAPVYSIGSGIDYPSVGPEHAFLMDSGRTKVGLCDDKEAVNAFYKLSQLEGIIPALESAHAVAYAMKLAPSLSKDETILVNLSGRGDKDIDFVIENYPLSDFQ